The genomic DNA ACTTCATCTGTGCCATTCACTCAGTCTACTACGTGGACGATTTGATCGACACCATTCGCTATCTACATGACTGTCTGGAGGACGGAGGAATGCTGCTAATCGTTATCATTTCAGGTAAATGCGGAAAGGGCCggaaatgatacatgtatataaaattgTAATTTCACGTAGGACACAGTACTAAAAGTATCCTTCATGCCCAGGCGCGCACGTATGCAGtaaggaaatacatgtaggtcacCAGATTAACACTTTCACAGATAGAGAgatttataaatgtatattttcagtatgtacactgtaattatgtatgtaattatcaattgaattaaaatcaaattaatgCATCTCAACGGGCGTAAAGGATAGCATAATAGAAAGGAGCGAGTGAGATGAGCTACATATCCATCATAATTACCCTGGAGATAATTAGCAAAGAATTACTATTGGTATTAGAAGTCGAATACTGAACATAGGGTTAGTATTGGAATGACTATcaatgtattcaaatgtatcAATGTCTTCAAATTCATACCATTCACTTCCCTTTCAGTAGGAATCCCtctataaacatgataaaaagaCTCTAATAATGAAAGATCTGGCATTATTACTACTGGCGATGGCTTTATGAAAGTATCATGAATATCAATATTTGAATAAGCTTTCGTTTTGTTTCCTTCTCCAAACTCGTTTTAATTCTCAGTATCGCCAACGTGCAAAACACCGTTGTAGAgccctgtcacagatgcacCACGACATACCTTTTTAGGCATTGTTGCGTCCAGTGGTCTAGCTCTTGCCTACGTAAACAAACATGTGATGCAATAAAACCAATGTCTGGATTTCATTCCCTACTatccttttcttccttttgaatgataaaaaaagaatcgaTAACACTGTTTGTTTTAACTGCTTTTACGGGCAGTCTCGTTTACGTATTCTCTTGGAATTAAGCCCTCTATCAGTAAAACATAAAGCTGAGGGACAGTCATACCCACGATGTTTCGACATGAGTGTCCGATTGTAGTGAGTTATACATGTCATCCTAGaacctgaaaaacaaaacaaaacatgaaaaagaaaaaggttaaaTAAATcgtatccattttttttttcgcgaggGAGATGCAACTAAACCAGATCCAACTCTGCGGCCAAGCTATCCTTTGAGTGCAAATAAAACGGAGCTAGCATGGCGGCACTTGCGTGTTGGCGATACCCCAAAATACGTCTAAATTTCTAAAAGAATATACTTCAAtcgatgaaaaaacaaaattggcTTACCCTACTAGATACCAGTGGCACTTGGCGATTTTGGCAACGCTACACCCGTTTTCAGGATAAGAACAGCCCTTACATGTGCACTCGGGACCTGCGCGACGTCTTCAACGCCAACGGTATCCCGTTCACAGTCATTCGCCAGCCGTCTCACTTTATAGATATCACCAGCTGCTTCGATCATGATTCGGAAGAGGGCAACCTCCTCGTTGACTTCCTTTCCCAAGTCTGCGACCTCCGCGGGTCTGTGACCCAGGAGGTCCATCAGGAAGTCCTGGACTACCTGGGCTCCGCCGAGTGCTCGGAGAGGAAAGATGATGGTACCGTGCTCTTCAATGATGACTGGGATGCTATTATCGTGCAGAAATTCGTTATGTAAATCGGATTTAAGTGTCAAATTTTACCCCGAGGCCTCGATCTATGTCAAGCTGCTGTTTATGatcgcggtctcctgcttttctgttattatGATGTCTAAAGATACTCAATTCTAAAATCAATTCATTCAAATCTacctctattttttttcctgaaattcGTTTATTGTAACGGCATGGCATATTCTAAATTGATAATTGATACTGTCATGTTCATAGTGTATGTGTAAGGGGGGTCTTATGAGATGGAAAGTCATTTGTCAGGATGGTTCATCCCTACCCcaaatacataataatcatgTTTCATCAAATACAATTCGCCAAATCACCAATCGAACCGAGCGTGTGGGCGTCAAGGCGGAGACAATATAAAGAACAATGAAATGCACAGTGAATTATATTGCGTGGCCTCCTTGGCATTGAGATTTATTTATTGATCTTTAACTCAACCAGTTTGCTCTCCTCGCATAAAAGAGGAGGAAAAGGGGTAATTATACAGATAATGAATGGTGTGAAAACGTACCGCGGTACTTACATATTATCTTTGTATGGATAATCAGTCGCGAATTTAATAACGCAAGAACAGTCCTCGCGGTGGAATTGCAACACTTCACGTCAGCTGATCGCGTTGGAGCGCTCAGTTCATAAAGGGGTCTACAGATGATGAGCACCAAATAACTCAGATTTTCTCCACGCAGGGTTGATCcacaggtggggggggggggtgtagtgCCTCCTTCCGTACTGCACGAAGATATATCAGTTCAACAAAATGGATTTCCAATGCCACATCCAAACAACCTGGCATCACTGGAGACTGGACTATTAAACTGGCATTTCCGATTCACCGCATTTCCATGGACATTCACGGCAGGTACAATTGTAAGCGTCTATCTCAGACCTCATCTCCATtcacacattttacagtctTCAAAACAACTGTCGGCAAGCCCAGAACAAGTACAAATCTCTCCTTCCCTACAGTTTTCCTCCAGCCCAGGTTATCTTACACCCTTCCCCTATCGCAGGCTGTAGAAGAAGACCCGACACATACCCTCCCCTCGCTTCTCCCCACTCTCCCCTACATCCCATAATGTTCCCTTACATCCCatcatgtcccccccccccaaatgttGTCCACATGTACATGACCAGACTGCCTTCGCTCAGGCCTGGCCTGGCCACAGTCACCCCCTTGACCTGTCGACCCTTGCCCATAACTTGCTCTATGTTGTCCGAGGCTCCCCTGTGCTGGATTTCCAACTGCACAACATAGCAGCCCCACTACATTCAATCTTAAAGGTGCTGTTCACCAAAGGGGACAAAATATGTTTGGGTCACCAACTCTAGTACATGTGTAAGTAAACTGTATTACTatttaaaaatgattaaacTGATTAACTTTCTCtaactggttgtttctatcctaaCTCCCATTTAGAAACTGTTTTAATGTACCAGTACGAAAACTGGGCTTAATTTTGGTCTTATGGCACGCCACTTAGTCTAAAATACTACGTCAAACAATTCCTCTACTACCGTTAAACACAAGGGTTATACACAAATAACAACTGCAAAATCGCCTACAAAACATAAACAAGTCTTGACCCAGCCAGGTCTGAACATGTCACATAACATATGATGAGACTCcagtaaacaacaaaaaaaacactgcAAAATGTACACCTCATTTACATCCCTCCATGTTTTGATTTGTCATGACTTCCACGTCATGACAGCCATAGGAAACTTCCTAAATATTTTTCACATGACTCGTATGATCAACCAaagcttgcttttttttttcacaaggcCGTGAATGATAACAAACTACAACATACAAATCATTCAATGAAAAGGATGCAACTCAAAACACACAATAATCGTTACAAACGAAGGCAAAACTCACACAGAGTACATAAACCATAAAGCAGTTTAAAGATGCAAATGAACGTTTGCAACGCAATCCTCAGCATCACATTTTATACTATTTACAATTCTCATAAATGCAATGAATTGACATTCGTGCAGAGAGTGCAACAGAGGTCAAAGTGACTTTGGACTAAAGTTTTGTACAGTCTAGTAGCTGTTGGTTCGCCCATGAAACTACTTGCTTTTTTGAGTAACTGAGGATTGTGTATAGCCTTATAAGGTCATACACATTTTGGTTTGCTGAGACTCAGTTGGATTACA from Diadema setosum chromosome 9, eeDiaSeto1, whole genome shotgun sequence includes the following:
- the LOC140233417 gene encoding histamine N-methyltransferase-like encodes the protein MEHAKLKPLMDDPDYYTKTFHVFAKRSENIEILAKWEDKFLPGVVERLVERLPSDSTVRMLGIGSGSGEVDSSMAAMIRARFKAVHNTVIEPAASQLDMYRKLIADGKEQFAGIDFELHQDTLDEYRRKLSETGVHPKYHFICAIHSVYYVDDLIDTIRYLHDCLEDGGMLLIVIISDTSGTWRFWQRYTRFQDKNSPYMCTRDLRDVFNANGIPFTVIRQPSHFIDITSCFDHDSEEGNLLVDFLSQVCDLRGSVTQEVHQEVLDYLGSAECSERKDDGTVLFNDDWDAIIVQKFVM